A region of Vicinamibacteria bacterium DNA encodes the following proteins:
- the bamA gene encoding outer membrane protein assembly factor BamA codes for MPSLALFGTLLLVPAIASAVQQNSIERIEIQGNVVVDAETYRFHITQKVGDPYEREQALRDYRELWNTGFLDDLTLDVADGERGKIVTYIVTERPRVQALDFVGSKELSPTDIADKLTEEDASIPVGSFYDPAKIVKAEKIIRTMLVDKGRSEGGVSSRVEVLDAGGVKVVFDITDEQKVRIRTVHFEGIEKYDDWRLRWAMKKTRESHFLGALMGGSTYTEEQYAEDLEKVREVYLDNGYVDVSFGPPSMEYEDGQSRFLFWTSPKRWLDLTIPVVEGKQYQVGTIDVDGAEVFPPEFIKAFFKLGPGDIYNESRITKGLESLRELYGARGYVQFTGFPIKRPVPDSDVVDVTININEDKQYFVNRIEFKGNTTTRDKVIRREMWLNEQDVMNMELLKASIRRINQLGYFQPIEQPDIQPVEGEDDKLDITLRLAEQNRNQFTFGGGVSGLEGAFINLAFSTTNFLGRGETASFSLQTGSRTRNFQIAITDPYFMDLPITLGFDVFKRTLKLPQFTRQDTGGSLIWGIPVKRFSRLFLNYNYSVIKTTEPDPDLQLNYYDIFTDSRFFDPRFYGIEGNFTQSKITPSLVHNTTDSPLFPTRGKRYTTSFEVAGGILGGTVNYYKPTFEGVWYLPVTRTTSFGFRTMVSWLKGFAEGRVIDGEIGEDGTAIFDVEQTGIPFFERFFLGGENQIRGYDIRTVGPTDPLGRFIGGSKMLLFNAEYYIPLAGPLRAVLFFDAGQAYLETTAWSFSMLKEMRTSTGAEMRFFVPVLNVPFRLIWAYNPHRDAFQPATAFRFGIGTTF; via the coding sequence ATGCCCAGCCTGGCGTTGTTCGGCACTCTGCTGCTCGTTCCTGCAATAGCGAGCGCGGTGCAGCAAAACAGCATCGAGCGCATCGAGATCCAGGGCAATGTGGTCGTCGATGCCGAGACCTACCGGTTCCATATCACTCAGAAAGTCGGGGACCCTTACGAGCGCGAGCAGGCGCTTCGTGACTATCGCGAGCTCTGGAACACGGGGTTCCTCGACGACCTGACACTGGATGTCGCCGATGGAGAGCGAGGGAAGATCGTTACTTACATCGTCACCGAGCGCCCCCGGGTCCAGGCGCTCGACTTCGTGGGCTCGAAAGAGCTATCGCCAACCGATATCGCCGACAAACTCACCGAAGAGGATGCCTCCATCCCCGTCGGCTCTTTCTACGATCCGGCCAAGATCGTCAAGGCGGAAAAGATCATCCGCACCATGCTCGTCGACAAGGGCCGGAGCGAGGGCGGCGTGTCGAGCCGGGTGGAGGTGCTCGATGCCGGCGGGGTGAAGGTGGTCTTCGATATCACCGACGAACAGAAGGTTCGCATACGAACAGTACACTTCGAGGGCATCGAGAAGTACGACGACTGGCGGCTCCGCTGGGCGATGAAGAAGACTCGCGAGAGCCACTTCCTGGGTGCCCTGATGGGAGGAAGCACTTATACCGAAGAGCAATATGCCGAGGATCTCGAGAAAGTTCGCGAGGTCTATCTCGACAACGGCTATGTCGACGTCTCCTTCGGGCCGCCTTCGATGGAGTACGAGGACGGCCAGTCGCGGTTCTTGTTCTGGACGAGTCCCAAGAGGTGGCTGGACCTGACCATCCCCGTGGTCGAGGGCAAGCAGTATCAAGTCGGAACCATCGACGTCGATGGGGCGGAAGTCTTTCCCCCCGAGTTCATCAAGGCCTTTTTCAAGCTCGGCCCGGGAGACATCTACAACGAATCGAGGATCACCAAGGGACTCGAAAGCCTTCGCGAGCTCTACGGCGCCCGCGGATACGTGCAGTTCACCGGATTTCCCATCAAGCGCCCCGTTCCCGACTCCGACGTGGTGGACGTCACCATCAACATCAACGAGGACAAGCAGTATTTCGTGAACCGTATCGAGTTCAAAGGCAACACCACCACCAGGGACAAGGTCATCCGGAGAGAGATGTGGCTCAACGAGCAGGACGTCATGAACATGGAGCTGCTCAAGGCCTCGATCCGCCGGATCAACCAGCTCGGGTACTTCCAGCCGATCGAGCAGCCCGATATCCAACCCGTGGAAGGCGAGGACGACAAGCTCGATATCACCCTCCGCCTCGCCGAGCAGAACCGCAACCAGTTCACCTTTGGGGGCGGAGTCTCGGGGCTCGAGGGTGCGTTCATCAATCTGGCTTTCTCGACCACGAACTTTCTCGGGAGGGGCGAGACGGCTTCGTTCTCGCTGCAGACGGGAAGCCGGACTCGGAACTTCCAGATCGCGATCACCGACCCCTACTTCATGGATCTCCCCATCACCCTGGGGTTCGATGTCTTCAAGCGCACGCTCAAGCTTCCCCAGTTCACGCGTCAGGACACCGGGGGCAGCCTCATCTGGGGAATTCCGGTCAAACGGTTCTCGAGATTGTTCCTCAACTACAACTACTCGGTGATCAAGACCACGGAGCCCGATCCCGATCTGCAGCTCAATTATTACGACATTTTCACCGACAGCCGATTCTTCGACCCCCGCTTCTACGGCATCGAGGGAAACTTCACCCAGAGCAAGATCACACCGTCGCTGGTGCACAACACCACCGACAGCCCCCTCTTTCCCACCCGGGGCAAACGCTACACCACGAGCTTCGAGGTGGCGGGCGGAATCCTCGGGGGAACGGTGAACTACTACAAACCGACATTCGAAGGCGTCTGGTATCTGCCGGTGACCCGAACGACGAGCTTCGGGTTTCGTACCATGGTGTCGTGGCTGAAGGGATTCGCCGAGGGACGCGTCATCGATGGAGAGATCGGAGAGGACGGAACGGCGATCTTCGACGTCGAGCAGACCGGCATCCCGTTCTTCGAGCGGTTCTTTCTCGGGGGCGAGAACCAGATCAGGGGATACGACATTCGGACAGTAGGTCCCACCGACCCCCTGGGTCGATTCATCGGCGGGAGCAAGATGTTGCTCTTCAACGCCGAGTATTACATTCCTCTGGCCGGACCACTGCGGGCCGTGTTGTTCTTCGATGCCGGCCAGGCCTATCTCGAGACGACCGCGTGGAGTTTCTCGATGCTGAAAGAAATGAGAACCTCCACCGGAGCAGAGATGCGATTCTTCGTTCCGGTATTGAACGTACCCTTCCGGCTGATTTGGGCATATAATCCCCATCGCGATGCCTTCCAGCCGGCGACGGCATTTCGATTCGGAATCGGAACGACTTTCTGA
- the ribH gene encoding 6,7-dimethyl-8-ribityllumazine synthase, producing the protein MPKIWEGKSSGRGVRFAVVMSRFNSTVTDKLLEGAVAALRRCSVADEDVEIVRVPGAFEIPIAARKLAATGRFAAVVCLGAIIRGGTPHWHYLCHAVTEGIVRASLDADVPMTNGVLTTESLSQAVERAGKGTDNKGYDAAVAAVEMASLVRQLGE; encoded by the coding sequence ATGCCGAAGATCTGGGAGGGCAAGTCGAGCGGCCGGGGAGTGCGCTTCGCCGTCGTCATGAGCCGGTTCAACAGCACGGTGACCGACAAGCTGCTCGAGGGGGCGGTCGCGGCTCTGCGCCGCTGCTCGGTGGCGGACGAGGATGTGGAGATCGTCCGGGTCCCGGGCGCGTTCGAGATTCCGATCGCCGCGAGGAAGCTGGCGGCGACCGGGCGTTTCGCTGCCGTCGTTTGTCTCGGAGCCATCATCAGAGGCGGGACACCACATTGGCACTATCTCTGTCATGCCGTAACCGAAGGGATCGTGAGGGCTTCGCTCGACGCCGACGTTCCGATGACGAACGGTGTCCTGACGACGGAGAGCCTGTCTCAAGCGGTGGAGCGCGCCGGCAAAGGGACGGACAACAAAGGCTACGACGCCGCGGTCGCCGCAGTCGAGATGGCGAGCCTCGTGAGGCAGCTCGGGGAATAA
- the lysS gene encoding lysine--tRNA ligase, with amino-acid sequence MSVEERIEDERRQKRAAIRGLGVETYPTRFERTHTVSEASRTFASKSAEELQQAPVQVRTAGRIVGAIRSFGKAGFCHLTDGTGRLQVYVRKDTVVEPGFEVYELLDTGDFIGVEGHLFRTKTNELTLKVESLAFLAKALKQLPEKWHGLTDVESRYRMRYLDLITNPDSRAVFETRSRLVREIRSFFDERGYLEVETPMLQTIAGGATARPFKTYHNALGMDLFLRIAPELFLKRLTVGGMERVYEINRNFRNEGISTRHNPEFTMLEFYEAYSDFHDMMALTEDLFSGLQTRVRGGSPLRYGEHEIDLTPPYRRVTMLDVTREGMELRGIAAEAADLRSRDRILDLARELSLGLDDDAPWGKLLAKLFEEFAEPNLIQPTFVVDYPVEVSPLSKKKPDDPTLVERFELFVGGLECANGFSELNDPDDQRARFEGQLKERARGDLEAHVMDEDYVRALMFGLPPTGGEGIGIDRLAMLFTDSHSIRDVILFPHLRPEGGRETS; translated from the coding sequence ATGTCGGTTGAAGAGAGAATCGAGGACGAAAGGCGCCAGAAGCGGGCGGCGATTCGCGGCCTGGGCGTCGAGACCTACCCCACTCGATTCGAGAGAACCCACACGGTATCCGAAGCGTCGAGAACGTTCGCGTCGAAATCCGCCGAGGAGCTGCAGCAGGCGCCGGTGCAGGTCCGCACCGCAGGTCGAATCGTCGGGGCGATCCGGAGCTTCGGCAAGGCGGGGTTCTGCCACCTGACTGACGGCACCGGTCGGCTCCAGGTGTACGTCCGTAAGGACACGGTCGTGGAGCCGGGATTCGAGGTCTATGAGCTTCTCGATACCGGCGACTTCATCGGAGTCGAAGGCCACCTCTTTCGCACCAAGACGAACGAGCTCACGCTCAAGGTCGAGAGCCTGGCGTTCCTGGCGAAAGCCCTCAAGCAGCTGCCGGAGAAGTGGCACGGTCTCACCGACGTCGAGTCCCGGTATCGGATGCGTTACCTCGATCTCATCACCAACCCCGACTCCCGCGCAGTCTTCGAGACCCGAAGCCGCCTGGTCCGCGAGATTCGTTCCTTCTTCGACGAACGTGGGTATCTCGAAGTGGAGACCCCGATGCTGCAGACGATCGCGGGAGGGGCGACGGCGAGACCGTTCAAGACGTACCACAACGCGCTCGGCATGGATCTGTTCTTGAGGATCGCACCGGAGCTGTTCTTGAAGCGGCTCACGGTGGGCGGAATGGAGCGGGTCTACGAGATCAATCGTAACTTTCGCAACGAAGGGATCTCCACGCGCCACAACCCCGAGTTCACCATGCTGGAGTTCTACGAAGCCTACAGCGATTTTCACGATATGATGGCGCTCACCGAGGATCTCTTTTCTGGCCTGCAGACCCGAGTTCGCGGCGGGTCTCCCCTCCGCTACGGCGAGCACGAGATCGACCTGACGCCGCCCTACCGGCGGGTGACCATGCTCGACGTGACCCGAGAGGGCATGGAGTTGCGCGGCATCGCCGCGGAGGCAGCGGACTTGAGGAGTCGCGACCGGATTCTGGATCTGGCACGCGAGCTTTCGCTCGGGCTCGACGACGACGCCCCATGGGGGAAGCTCCTCGCCAAGCTCTTCGAGGAGTTCGCCGAGCCCAACTTGATTCAACCGACGTTCGTCGTCGACTATCCCGTCGAAGTCTCCCCTCTCTCCAAGAAGAAGCCCGACGATCCGACCCTGGTCGAACGTTTCGAGCTGTTCGTGGGAGGGCTCGAATGCGCCAACGGATTCAGTGAGCTGAACGATCCCGACGACCAGCGCGCAAGGTTCGAGGGCCAGCTGAAGGAGCGCGCTCGAGGTGACCTCGAGGCTCACGTCATGGACGAGGACTACGTTCGCGCCCTCATGTTCGGCCTTCCGCCGACGGGTGGTGAAGGAATCGGGATCGATCGGCTGGCCATGCTCTTCACCGACTCGCATTCGATCCGGGACGTCATCTTGTTTCCCCATTTGAGACCCGAGGGTGGCCGGGAAACGAGCTGA
- a CDS encoding enoyl-CoA hydratase-related protein, whose translation MPDHENLKISQDGSVAVVAVNRPKKLNAMNGATLDELEAAFDRLGGDESTRAVIVTGVGEKAFVAGADIGELAKLGPTSGREASLRGQTVFGKIERLGKPVVAAINGYALGGGLELALACHLRVAVSGARLGLPEVKLGAIPGYGGTQRLARLVGRGRALEMILTGEPVGAEEAYRIGLVNRVTSSEKLLDDTRDLVGKILENGPLALEYALAAVGEGLETDQDRGLLLESTLFGILCGSQDLKEGMNAFLEKRRAGFTGK comes from the coding sequence ATGCCAGACCACGAGAATCTGAAGATCTCACAGGACGGCAGTGTCGCCGTGGTCGCGGTGAACCGGCCGAAAAAGCTGAACGCAATGAACGGTGCTACCCTCGACGAGCTCGAGGCGGCCTTCGACCGGCTGGGCGGCGATGAGTCAACGCGCGCGGTGATCGTTACCGGAGTCGGCGAGAAGGCGTTCGTTGCCGGAGCCGATATCGGCGAGCTCGCGAAGTTGGGCCCGACGAGCGGGAGAGAGGCTTCGCTACGGGGCCAGACTGTGTTCGGCAAGATCGAGCGCCTGGGTAAGCCCGTCGTGGCGGCGATCAATGGCTATGCCCTCGGGGGAGGGCTCGAGCTCGCACTTGCCTGTCATCTTCGCGTGGCGGTCTCCGGTGCAAGGCTCGGTCTTCCCGAGGTCAAGCTCGGCGCAATCCCGGGTTACGGGGGCACCCAGCGGCTGGCGCGACTGGTGGGTCGGGGCAGGGCGTTGGAGATGATCCTGACGGGCGAGCCCGTGGGGGCGGAGGAGGCCTATCGCATCGGTCTCGTGAACCGGGTCACGAGCTCCGAAAAGCTGCTCGACGATACCCGAGACCTCGTTGGCAAGATCCTGGAGAACGGCCCGCTCGCGCTCGAGTACGCGCTCGCAGCCGTGGGCGAAGGTCTCGAGACGGATCAAGATCGGGGATTGCTCCTGGAATCCACGCTCTTCGGGATCCTCTGCGGCAGCCAGGACCTGAAGGAGGGAATGAACGCTTTCCTCGAGAAGCGACGCGCCGGATTCACCGGCAAGTAA
- the nusB gene encoding transcription antitermination factor NusB, producing the protein MGARRKGRELALQMLYQWEVSKQRPDEIARSSERLARSGEPTRDFAVMLFQSAVRRIEEIDALIAAQSARWRLARMAAVDRNILRLSVCEFIELGTPKNVVIDEAVELAKRYSSTEAAGFVNGVLDGIFTRLSCAQPCEP; encoded by the coding sequence ATGGGCGCGAGACGTAAGGGGCGGGAGCTGGCTCTCCAGATGCTCTACCAATGGGAAGTCTCGAAGCAGCGTCCCGACGAAATCGCTCGATCCAGCGAGAGGCTCGCGCGATCGGGTGAACCGACGCGCGATTTCGCCGTCATGCTCTTCCAGAGTGCCGTGCGGCGCATCGAGGAGATCGATGCCCTGATCGCGGCGCAATCGGCTCGCTGGCGGCTCGCGCGCATGGCGGCCGTCGACCGAAACATTCTCCGGCTTTCGGTGTGCGAGTTCATCGAGCTCGGGACCCCCAAGAACGTGGTGATCGACGAAGCGGTGGAGCTCGCGAAGCGCTACTCGTCGACGGAAGCGGCCGGTTTCGTCAACGGGGTGCTGGACGGGATCTTCACGCGCCTGTCGTGTGCGCAACCGTGCGAACCTTGA
- a CDS encoding ABC transporter ATP-binding protein, translating to MLEARNLVKTYRTDGRNVPVLRGVDLRVAEGEMVAVVGASGVGKSTLMHMLGTLDVPDEGQVLLAGKDLFALGEEERTRLRNETIGFIFQFHHLLPEFTALENVAMPLRIARASREEANDRADEMLVALGLGERLDHRPAQLSGGEQQRVAVARALVNNPRLVLADEPTGNLDTATSRELVTLFRSVHQTRGLTSVVVTHSNEVASVCDRVFRMEDGRVDEVVSP from the coding sequence ATGCTCGAGGCACGAAACCTCGTCAAGACCTACCGCACCGACGGGCGGAACGTGCCGGTGCTCCGCGGCGTCGACCTTCGGGTTGCCGAAGGGGAAATGGTGGCCGTGGTCGGCGCTTCCGGAGTGGGGAAGAGCACGCTGATGCACATGCTCGGCACCTTGGACGTCCCCGACGAGGGGCAGGTGCTACTCGCGGGAAAGGACCTCTTCGCCCTCGGGGAGGAGGAGCGAACCCGACTGCGCAACGAGACGATCGGATTCATCTTCCAGTTTCATCACCTCCTGCCGGAATTCACTGCGCTCGAGAACGTGGCGATGCCGCTCCGGATCGCCCGCGCGTCACGGGAGGAAGCCAATGACCGGGCGGATGAAATGCTTGTCGCGCTTGGTCTCGGTGAAAGGCTCGATCATCGGCCCGCGCAGCTCTCCGGGGGCGAGCAGCAGCGCGTCGCCGTCGCCCGCGCGCTGGTGAACAATCCCCGGCTGGTGCTCGCCGACGAGCCGACGGGAAACCTCGACACCGCCACGAGCCGGGAACTGGTGACGCTCTTCCGGTCGGTGCACCAGACCCGCGGCCTCACCTCAGTCGTCGTAACGCACAGCAACGAGGTCGCTTCGGTATGTGATCGGGTCTTCCGCATGGAAGACGGCCGCGTCGACGAGGTGGTTTCGCCGTAG
- a CDS encoding FtsX-like permease family protein, with amino-acid sequence MPYELAIALRYLAAQRRQLFISVISTISTLGVVVGVMILLIALAILTGFQGEWRSRILGAASHLNIYRDGGAAFEDYREVIGRLGALGGIEGAAPVLYGKALVSSDTGSALVSLKGIDPELEPSVTEFSERMFAGDLMGLVARDGDENGGTPGIVVGDELAITLGVFTGDTVQVTSPEGHLAPFGMLPRTRRFRVVGIFRLGLYNYDSSWALLALPDAQRLLGVGDEVHFVESKVRDIYDVERVEIEAMRALGEGYGSLNWKETNRSLFSAFWLEKMVTTIFVSFIVGVAALNIVASQIMIVMNKTRDIAILRSMGATAKSIRSIFMLQGTIIGVVGTTLGAILGVSTSMVLDRYRLVSIPEDVYQVAYVPFTLLWSDFALVVAAAPLICFLATIYPAHRASSLVIVDALRFE; translated from the coding sequence GTGCCCTACGAGCTCGCAATCGCCCTTCGGTACCTCGCGGCGCAGCGGCGCCAGCTCTTCATCTCGGTGATATCCACGATCTCGACGCTGGGCGTCGTCGTGGGGGTCATGATCCTGCTCATCGCGCTGGCGATCCTTACCGGCTTCCAGGGGGAGTGGCGCTCGCGGATTCTCGGCGCCGCCTCGCACCTGAACATCTATCGAGACGGTGGTGCGGCTTTCGAGGACTATCGCGAGGTGATCGGGCGGCTGGGTGCGCTCGGCGGCATCGAGGGGGCGGCACCGGTTCTCTATGGGAAGGCCCTCGTTTCCAGCGACACCGGTTCGGCACTCGTAAGCTTGAAGGGAATCGACCCCGAGCTCGAGCCGAGCGTGACCGAGTTCAGCGAGAGGATGTTCGCCGGGGATCTCATGGGGCTCGTGGCCAGGGACGGCGATGAGAACGGCGGCACGCCCGGGATCGTGGTCGGCGACGAGCTCGCCATCACCCTTGGGGTGTTCACCGGCGACACCGTCCAGGTGACGTCTCCCGAAGGGCACCTCGCTCCCTTCGGTATGCTGCCACGAACGCGCCGGTTTCGCGTGGTTGGGATCTTTCGGCTCGGCCTTTACAACTACGATAGCTCCTGGGCCCTTCTGGCCCTTCCTGACGCCCAGCGCCTTCTGGGGGTAGGAGACGAAGTGCATTTCGTCGAATCGAAGGTGCGGGACATCTATGACGTCGAGAGGGTCGAGATCGAGGCGATGAGAGCCCTGGGAGAGGGCTACGGCTCGTTGAACTGGAAGGAGACCAACAGGAGTCTCTTCTCCGCTTTCTGGCTGGAGAAAATGGTGACCACCATCTTCGTCAGCTTCATCGTGGGGGTCGCTGCCCTCAATATCGTGGCCAGCCAGATCATGATCGTCATGAACAAGACCCGGGACATCGCCATTCTGCGCTCCATGGGCGCTACGGCGAAGAGCATTCGGTCGATCTTCATGCTGCAAGGCACCATCATCGGGGTGGTCGGAACGACGCTCGGCGCCATCCTGGGAGTGTCTACTTCGATGGTGCTCGACCGCTATCGGCTGGTCAGTATTCCCGAGGACGTCTACCAGGTCGCCTACGTTCCCTTCACGTTGCTCTGGTCGGACTTCGCTCTCGTCGTGGCCGCGGCTCCGCTCATCTGTTTTCTCGCCACGATCTACCCCGCCCACCGCGCCTCTAGCCTGGTCATCGTCGATGCGCTGAGATTCGAGTGA
- a CDS encoding OmpH family outer membrane protein produces the protein MNFLRVAVLAVLIASPGLGLAQETKIRVIDIERIAAESAEGKKLFESLKAENDKIMEERAKREQEIREMQAKLNSEILSQDAKVRLQRDIQRKQTEAQRWLEDVQAEFEVKRQEGEATFQEKLAPIVEEVARENGIGLIIRATPGLTFVLDDSLDISSLVVQKLDSTAAAPPPGDSSSPNR, from the coding sequence ATGAATTTCTTGAGAGTGGCAGTTCTTGCCGTTTTGATCGCCTCTCCGGGCCTTGGGCTCGCGCAGGAGACGAAGATTCGCGTGATCGACATCGAGCGTATCGCTGCCGAGTCGGCCGAGGGCAAGAAGCTCTTCGAATCGCTGAAGGCGGAGAACGACAAGATCATGGAGGAGCGTGCCAAGAGAGAGCAGGAGATTCGAGAGATGCAGGCCAAGCTGAACTCGGAGATCCTGTCCCAGGATGCCAAGGTCCGGCTCCAGCGCGATATTCAGCGAAAGCAAACCGAGGCGCAGAGGTGGCTCGAGGACGTTCAGGCCGAGTTCGAGGTCAAGCGACAAGAGGGCGAAGCCACCTTCCAGGAGAAGCTCGCGCCCATCGTCGAGGAAGTGGCGCGGGAAAACGGGATTGGGCTCATCATTCGCGCCACGCCAGGCCTGACGTTCGTGCTCGACGATTCGCTCGACATCAGTTCCCTGGTCGTTCAGAAGCTCGATTCCACGGCCGCAGCACCGCCCCCGGGCGATAGCAGCTCGCCGAACCGCTGA
- a CDS encoding ATP-dependent Clp protease ATP-binding subunit gives MFERYTERAKRVIFFARYEAAQLGSSSIETEHLLLGLIREGKGLTSRIFSKSHLSMESIRKEIEGRIVIRDQVSTSVEIPLSLESKKVLTFAAEEAERLVHNYIGTEHILLGILREEKSVAATILHERGLRITTVREDIVQELNQKATMSKAKETPLLTEFSRDLTEAASRGQLDPLIGREGELERTIQVLCRRTKNNPVLIGEPGVGKTAIVEGLANKIVRGDVPLFLADKRILALDISLIVAGTKYRGQFEERLKTIMKELTENKNVIIFIDELHTLVGAGSAEGSLDAANILKPALSRGEIQCIGATTPAEYRKYIERDRSLERRFQGVKVSSPTEADTIRILEGIKERYEAFHHVSYSAEAVEAAVYQAHRYITDRFLPDKSIDLLDEAGSRVKLRESTFSTDFADVKKRIRVIADRMDNAIANKDFERAAMYRDEEIAQRESLQFIRERWELKNFDRPIVERRDIDEVVSRWTGIPLSSIKEEESAKLLRMEQELHKRIVSQTEAVSCISRAIRRSRAGLKNPYRPVGSFIFLGPTGVGKTEVARSLADFLFGTEKALIRFDMSEYMEKHSVSKLIGSPPGYVGHEEGGQLTEKVKRNPYCVILLDEIEKAHPDVFNILLQVFEDGQLTDGLGNTIDFKNAIIIMTSNIGARFIEKRGRVGFQSSDDDTASVRIQDMVMGEVKKTFNPEFINRIDEIIVFDALNDNDLRKIVALLTEQMNRVLKDRKLEVALTADAVDWIIESTCRDRSYGARPLRRALQKYVEDPLSEAFIRGSVKPGQPVEIFADGDKLGLRQTDPVEEPLSV, from the coding sequence ATGTTCGAGCGATACACCGAGCGGGCAAAGCGCGTCATCTTTTTCGCCCGCTATGAAGCCGCGCAGCTGGGTAGCAGTTCCATCGAGACCGAGCACCTCCTGCTCGGGCTGATTCGGGAAGGCAAGGGGCTCACGAGCCGGATCTTCTCGAAGTCGCATCTGTCCATGGAGAGCATACGCAAGGAGATCGAGGGACGTATCGTCATTCGCGATCAGGTGTCGACATCCGTCGAGATTCCGCTATCTCTTGAATCCAAGAAGGTCTTGACGTTCGCCGCCGAGGAGGCCGAACGTCTCGTCCACAACTACATCGGCACGGAGCACATCCTGCTCGGAATCCTCCGCGAAGAGAAATCCGTTGCCGCGACCATTCTTCACGAGCGCGGCTTGCGTATCACCACGGTTCGCGAGGACATTGTTCAAGAGTTGAACCAGAAGGCGACGATGTCGAAGGCCAAAGAAACGCCACTTCTGACCGAGTTCAGTCGAGACCTTACCGAAGCCGCCAGTCGGGGCCAGCTCGACCCGCTGATCGGACGCGAGGGGGAGCTCGAGCGTACGATTCAAGTTCTCTGCCGGCGGACGAAGAACAATCCCGTGCTCATCGGCGAGCCCGGCGTTGGCAAGACCGCCATCGTAGAGGGGCTCGCCAACAAGATCGTCCGTGGCGACGTTCCCCTGTTTCTCGCCGACAAGCGCATTCTTGCCCTCGACATCTCTCTCATCGTCGCCGGGACCAAGTACCGCGGTCAGTTCGAGGAGCGGCTCAAGACGATCATGAAGGAGCTGACCGAGAACAAGAACGTCATCATCTTCATCGACGAGCTCCATACTCTCGTGGGAGCGGGCTCCGCCGAGGGATCGCTCGACGCCGCAAACATTCTCAAGCCCGCGCTCTCCCGGGGCGAGATTCAATGCATCGGCGCGACCACCCCGGCGGAATACCGGAAGTACATCGAGCGGGATCGCAGCCTCGAACGGCGGTTCCAGGGGGTCAAGGTCTCGAGCCCCACCGAGGCGGACACGATTCGGATCCTCGAGGGCATCAAAGAGCGGTACGAGGCGTTCCATCACGTGTCATACTCCGCCGAAGCGGTGGAGGCGGCCGTCTATCAAGCGCATCGCTACATCACCGACCGCTTCCTTCCCGACAAATCGATCGATTTGCTCGACGAGGCGGGCTCGCGGGTGAAGCTCAGGGAGTCGACGTTTTCCACCGACTTCGCCGACGTCAAGAAACGAATTCGGGTCATCGCCGACCGCATGGACAACGCGATTGCCAACAAGGACTTCGAGCGTGCGGCCATGTATCGTGACGAGGAGATCGCCCAGCGAGAGAGTCTTCAATTCATACGCGAGCGGTGGGAGCTCAAGAACTTCGACCGGCCGATTGTCGAGCGACGTGACATCGACGAAGTCGTGTCGCGGTGGACCGGCATTCCGCTGTCTTCGATCAAAGAAGAAGAGAGCGCGAAACTCCTTCGCATGGAACAGGAGCTGCACAAGCGGATCGTGAGCCAGACCGAGGCGGTCTCCTGCATCTCGCGGGCGATCCGGCGCTCCCGGGCAGGGTTGAAGAACCCCTATCGACCCGTGGGCTCGTTCATTTTTCTGGGTCCGACGGGCGTGGGCAAGACGGAAGTAGCGCGCTCTTTGGCCGACTTTCTCTTCGGCACGGAGAAGGCGCTCATCCGATTCGACATGAGCGAGTACATGGAGAAGCATTCGGTCTCCAAGCTCATCGGCTCGCCCCCGGGCTATGTCGGGCACGAGGAGGGGGGACAGCTCACCGAAAAGGTGAAGCGAAACCCCTATTGCGTCATTCTGCTCGATGAGATCGAAAAAGCCCATCCGGACGTCTTCAACATCCTGCTGCAGGTCTTCGAGGACGGACAGTTGACCGACGGGCTCGGAAATACCATCGATTTCAAGAATGCCATCATCATCATGACCTCCAATATCGGAGCGCGTTTCATCGAGAAACGCGGCCGGGTCGGCTTTCAGTCGAGCGATGACGACACCGCCTCGGTTCGAATCCAGGACATGGTGATGGGAGAGGTCAAGAAGACGTTCAACCCCGAGTTCATAAACCGAATCGACGAGATCATCGTCTTCGACGCTCTGAACGACAACGACCTCAGGAAGATCGTGGCGCTCCTGACCGAGCAGATGAACCGTGTTTTGAAGGACCGGAAGCTCGAGGTCGCCCTCACCGCCGACGCGGTCGACTGGATCATCGAGAGCACTTGTCGGGATCGGTCCTACGGGGCGCGTCCGCTGAGGCGAGCACTACAAAAGTACGTCGAAGATCCGCTTTCGGAAGCTTTTATTCGCGGATCGGTCAAGCCGGGGCAACCCGTCGAGATCTTTGCCGACGGGGACAAGCTCGGGCTACGGCAGACGGACCCGGTCGAAGAGCCGCTGTCCGTCTGA